TATACTATAAAATCTCTTGAAAGTAATCTGAAATAGTAAAGATTTATGTAGAAAGTATATAATTTATAGAGAACAACAGTTTAGAATAATCTAAACTGTTATTTAACGTCAACTTCCCAAAAGAAGTCAATCCATTTGTCAGCTTCTTTTACTGAATAATCAGGTTGTAAAACTGCTGTTTCTTTTCTAAAAATTGTTGCTAATTTGAATTCAACTGTTGGAAACTTTTCATGTAATACTTTTAAAATTTCTCTCATTGTTTCACCAGAATCAACAATATCATCAATAATTAATACTCTTTTTGCATGAGATACATCAGGAATATTAAAAATGTTAAATGTATCAAGTTTTAATTCACCTTCATAATGAATTGAATTTAATGCATATAAATTTCTCATATCTAGTGCTTGTGACATTAGATGTGCTAAAGTTAAACCTCCTCTAGCTACTGCTAGAAGAATATCTGGTTCAAAATCTCTACACTTATCAACTAAAACTTGAGTATCGTCTCTAAACTCTTCGTATCCGTAATAATACTTTTCCAAATAAAACCCTTATAAAATAAATGCTAATAAACTTATGAATGTTATTACTAAAATTCCTATGTTTAAATCTTTGTATTCATTTTTAGCTACTTTAATTATTGTATAAACTAAAAATCCTGCAGCAATACCATTTGTAATTGAAAATGTTAATGGCATTAAAAATACAATAAAAAATGCTCCTGCACTTGTTGCTAAATCTGTCTCTTCAAAATTAATTTTACCTAATTCTGTAAACATTAATACACCAACTACAACCAATACTGGATAAATTGCATTTCCTGGAATTGACTTAAATAATGGTAACATAAAAAGCGTACAAACAAAAAACATTGCTGTAAATACAGCTGTTAATCCTGTTCTACCACCCTCTTCAACTCCAGATGCACTTTCAATAAATGCTGTTGTTGTAGATACACCTATTAAAGAACCTGCTGTTGTAGCAATAGCATCAGCTTCTAATGTTTTTTGTAAAGATTTATCATCTTTATTATTCTCTTGAAATAGTTTTGCTCTTGTTCCAACACCAGTTAGTGTACCTAATGTATCAAACATATCAGTAATTAAGAATGTAATAATTACAGGAAGTAATGATAGTGTTAATGCACTTGCAATATCAAGCTCAAATGCAATTGGAGCAATTGAAGCAGGAGCACTTAATAACTCTTTTGGTAATTCCCCAAGTCCAAATGACCAAGCTACTATTGAAGTAATAGCAATAGAAAGAACAAAAGCTCCTTTTACTCTATACGAATAAAAAGCAAAAGATAATACTAATCCTAAAACACCAAGTAATACATTAGAGTTTGAGAAATCTCCAAGTGAAACTAATGTTGCTTGATTATCTACAATCATTCCCATTTGTTTTAAACCAATAAATGCAATAAAAGTACCAATACCAGCAGAGATAGCTCGTCTTAAATTCATTGGAATAGAAGTCATAATCCAAACCCTAAAGTTTGTAAAAGATAAAATTACGAAAAGTACCCCAGAAAGAAATACGATACCTAATGCACTTTGCCAAGGTATTTTCATTCCTAATACTAATCCATAAGAGAAATATGCATTTAGTCCCATACCAACTGACATAGCAATTGGTGTATTAGACCATAATCCACTAAATAGCGTTGCTAAAATAGTAATCAATGCAGTAGCAGTAATTACAGCTTCCATTGGAAGTCCTGCATCGGCTAGAATAAAACCATTTACAGGAACTATATACATCATTGTTAAAAATGTTGTAAATCCAGCGGAAAATTCTGTAAAAACATTTGTTTTATGTTCTTTTAGCTTAAACATAAAGTTGTCCTTAAAATTGAAAATTAAGGAGCAATTATACAGAATGTTAGCTCTATTTTTACTAAAAAACTGTATAAAATATGTAACTTATTGATATAAAATAATATTAAGATTTACTTATTATTTCTGCAATTAATTTAATACCTCTTTTTACCTGCTTTCTAGATGTATTTGTGAAGTTAAATCTTGCATAAGTAGATTTTTCCTCATTTACATCAAATACACAAGCTGGAACAAAAGCTACATTTTTTTCAAGAGCTTTTTTTGCTAATTCTAAACTATCAACTTCAAATTTGCCATAAATAAACATTCCACCTTTGGGTTTTTCAAACTCAAAAGAAGGCAGATACTCTTTCATACATTTTGCCATATACTGCATCTTTTTTTCATATTCAAAAGAGATAGTTTTAATATGTCTAAATAAATCATTATCTTCTAAATATTGATTTATAATCATTTGACTTAATGTTGAAGTGTGTAAATCAAGTGACTCTTTTGCAATTAGTAGTTTTTCAATATTCTCTTTTGAAGTTCTAATCCAACCTACTCTAAGACCTGGTGCTACTATTTTTGAAAATGAACCTAAATGAAAACTCTTTTTATATGCAGAAGCAATTGGTTTTTTAATTTTCCCATTAAAACTTAACAGACTATAAGCTCCATCTTCTATTAAATAGGCACTCTTTTTACTTAATAAGTTTACATACTCTACTCTTTGTTTATTTGTCATACAAATAGAAGTAGGATTTGAAAAATCACTCATTAAATATAAAGTATCATCTTCATTAAGTCTTCCTTCTAAGTTTTCAATTGTTTCAAAATCTTCTAACTTTTTATTTAAAATTTTAAATGCACCTAAAGCACCAATATAACTAGGTTTTTGTACAAATAGTGTTTTATCAACAAAAGTTTTACTAATAATGTCAAATGATTGTTGAGAACCTGTTGTTATTAAAATCTCATCTTCTTTTGTAGGAAAATCTAATTTTTCAGTATAAATTTTTGCAATCTTTTTTCTTAGATTAATATCTCCTATTGATTTACTATATTGTAAAGCATTTACATTTTTTAATACTTTATTTGTAGCTTTTTTAATCTGTTTTAATGGAAATAACTTCTCATTTGGCAAACCACCTGCAAAAGAGATTGTCTCTTCAGTTGTTGCATCAAGAATTTCTCTAATATATGATCTTTTTAGTGTTTTCATCTCTTCCCTCTTTTTTATATACAATACTTTACTATATTTTCAAAATTTATTCTTTATCTTAAATTTCATTTTTTTTGTCTTATATTGCTATTTTTAGATATAATTAAGATATGAAAAAAGATACTAAAATGATTCGTTCTAAAATTATTAATGACACTATATATTTTATTAATAAAAATATTGAACTAAATATTACCCTTGAAGAATTAGCACATAATAACTCTATTAGTAAATATCATCTTCATAGAATTTTCAAAGAAGAAACAGGACTTAATCTTTTTGAAATGATTACTTCAATTAGATTACAAAAAGCTGCAAATCTTTTAATAGTAAATAAATACTCAACAATAAGTGAAATAGCAAATGCTTGTGGTTTTAACTCTCATTCTTCTTTTATTAAAGCTTTTAAAAAGAAATTTAATTTTACTCCAAAAGAGTGGAAAAAAGATGGCTATAAAAAATTTTCCTCAAAAATTATTAAAAGCTATGAAAGCTTAGAGATAAAAGAAAAAATTGAACCTACAATAAAAGTGTGTGAAAAAATCAAATGTTTGTATATAAGACATAAAGGTTATAATGAAGATATCAAATATACTTGGCAAAGATTAATCTCTTTAGCACATGAATTAAAAATAGAAAACCCTATTCAAATAGGAATCCAACATGATAATCCAACAATTACTCATAAAAACGAAGCTTCATATATTGCTTGTATTAAAATCGATGATCAAAAATTTAAAAACCTTCCTATACTTGAACTACCTAGTACTACTTGTGCTATTTTTACTTTAAAGGGTAAATATGGAGATGTTTTAAAATATATGTCATATATTTACAATGATTGGCTTCCTAATTCAGGTTATGAAGCTAAAACAATTCCTTCATATTCTATTTACAAAAAAAATCATTTTATTAACAATAATGAATACTTTGAATTAGATTTTTATCTACCTATAAGTGTCATTTACTAGATTATCGGTCATAAAAGTAACAAAAAATAATAATTAGTATCAACACCATATAATGGGTGTTCTCTTAATCATTTTATAAAAAATAAAAAAAAATTATGCTATAATTTTATATATGTGACAAAAATATAAAGGATAAATAATGATAAATAATGCTTCTATCAAAGTTAAGCTTTTATCAACTGTTATTATAGCAATACTTGTTGTTGCATTTTATATGTTGTTTGAATTAATTTCTTCATTAAAACATGAAGCTCAAATAGTAACTACACAAACAGAAAAAACTGCTTATGAGAATAAAGAACAAGAATTAAAAAACTATGTATCTTTAGCTTTTGAAACAGTTGAATCATACTATGAAAGAACTTCTAAAGAGAAAGTAAAAAGCGAAGTAGAAAGTTATATTACAGAACAATCGGGATTCTTATTCTCTATCATTGAAGCTGAATATGAAAAGAATAAAAATATTTTAAGTGAACAAGCATTAAAAGAAAAAATAATGTCTATCGTAGAAAGTACTAGGTATGGTACTTCTGGTTATTTTTGGATTAATGACTTTAACTATAAAATGGTAATGCATCCAATAAAAAAAGAACTTAGTGGACAATATTTTAAAAATACACCAAAAGTTCCTTTTGTAGAACTTGGTGTTGATGCTTTGAAAAAAGTAAAAGAAGATCAAACTTTTATTGAATACTCTTTTTATAATCCAAGTAGTAAAAAAACTGTATTTAAAGCTTCTATTGTAAAAGTTTTTAAACCTTACAACTGGATTATAGGTACAGGAGCTTATATCGATGATATAAGTGAAAAGATGAAGCAAGAGGCTTTAAAAGCAATTGCGTCAATGAAATATGGAGATAATGGATATTTTTGGGTAAATGACTCAAATCATGTTGTTACTGCACATGGAGCAAGTGATGCTTTAGTTGGTAAAAATATGAAAGATTTACAGGATAAAAAAGGTAAATATCTTTATCAAGAAATTGTAAAAACTGCAAATGCATCAAAAGAAGGTGGTTTAGTTAAATACTTCTGGACTATTCCAGGAAGAGAAGGAGATTTTGAAAAATTCTCTTATGTTCAAAGGTTTGAACCTTGGGATATGATTATAGGAACTGGTTCATATATCGTAGATACAGAAGAGCAATTACAAAAGCTAAATAAACTAACAGAAGAGAATATCTCTTCTTCTATTTTAAATTCAGTTATTACAGTTTTAATTTTACTTGTTGTTTTAACAGTTTTAGTAATTTTTATTCTAAATAAAGTTGTATTTAACCCATTAAGTTATTTCCAAAATGGATTATTAGATTTCTTTAAATATGTTAATAAAGAAACAGAGAATATTAATCCTATTGAAGTTACTGCAAATGATGAAATTGGAAAGATGGCTTCATTAATTAATGAAAATATCAATAAAACAAAGACTATCATTGAGCAAGACAACAAAGTTATAAGTGATGTAAAAACTATTGTAAATAGAGTTAGTGACGGTTATTTAGAAAATAGAATTTCATCAACTACAAATAATGAATCATTAGAAGAGCTTAAAAATCTTCTTAATAATATGCTTGATAATCTTGAAAAACTAGTTGGTAAAAATATTAATGCTCTAAGTGAAGTTCTTGAACAATATGCAAATAGAGACTTTACTAAAACTTTAGATTCTTCTACAAGTGGAAAAATTGGAAATGATATTTTAAATCTAAATAAAATGATTACAACTATCTTACAAGATAATAAAGAAGATGGAGAGACATTACAAGATAAATCAACAGAATTATCTACTAATGTTAGAACTTTAAGTGAAAATGCAACAAGTCAAGCTGCTTCATTAGAAGAGACTGCTGCTTCTATTGAAGAGATTACTGGTAATATTAGACAAACAAATGAGAAAGCACAACAGATGTTAAAAATCTCTTCTCAAACGCAAAATTCTGCACATAAAGGTAAAGATTTAGCAACTAGAACTTCTGTTTCTATGGAAGAGATAAATGAAAAAGTTACAATGATTAATGAAGCAATTACAGTAATTGACCAAATTGCTTTCCAAACAAATATTCTTTCATTAAATGCAGCTGTTGAAGCAGCAACTGCTGGTGAAGCTGGTAAAGGTTTTGCTGTTGTTGCAGCTGAAGTTAGAAACCTTGCAAGTAGGTCAGCTGAAGCAGCTAAAGAGATTAAAGAGTTAGTTGAAGATGCCACAATTAAAGCTAATGATGGTAAAAATATTAGTTCTGAAATGATTAATGGCTTCCAAGAATTAGAAGAAAATATCAAATTAACTAATAATTTAATCAATGATGTAACAAATGCAGCAAATGAACAAAGTTCAGGAATGAACCAAATTAGTGATGCAGTAAATCAATTAGATAGATTTACTCAAGAAAATGCTTCAATTGCAGATAAAACAAACTTCATTGCACAAGAGACAAACTCAATTGCAAATGATATTGTTGAAGCTGTAAATAGAAATAAATTTAATCAAAAATAAAAAAGAATCAAACTAGATGAAATCTTTCACTCTAGTTTGATTTCTTCCATTCTCTTTAGATTCATACAATAATTTATCTACTTTATTATATAAATCCCTTGTTGTAAAATCTCTATTTGCTTTTAAAATATTTCCCAATCCAATAGAAACAGTAAGGTATTGAGAGATTGAATTATTTGCTGCTTCAATCTTTTTATCTATGATTTTTGTTCTAAGTTTTTCCATTAAGAAAAATGAATCTTCTACAGAATTTGTATTAAATAGTAAACCAAACTCTTCTCCACCAAGTCTAAAACAAAAATCATTTTCTCTTGTTAGGGTATCTTGTATTATTGAGGCAACTTCTGCTAATACCTCATCACCTCTTTGGTGTCCAAAAGTATCATTATAGTCTTTGAAAAAATCTATATCAACAAGTGCAAAAGAAAACTCTTGATTAGTTCTTTTTAGATGAGCTAACTTTTTTGAAAAGATATTTTCAAAATATCTTCGATTTCCTAAGTTAGTTAAATAATCAGTATTACTAAGACTAGACAATAACTTATTTTTATTATCTAACTCTTCTAAAGCTTCTTTATAAGAAGTTATATCTAACATAACTCCTACTAAACCTAATACATCATC
This sequence is a window from Halarcobacter bivalviorum. Protein-coding genes within it:
- a CDS encoding phosphoribosyltransferase encodes the protein MEKYYYGYEEFRDDTQVLVDKCRDFEPDILLAVARGGLTLAHLMSQALDMRNLYALNSIHYEGELKLDTFNIFNIPDVSHAKRVLIIDDIVDSGETMREILKVLHEKFPTVEFKLATIFRKETAVLQPDYSVKEADKWIDFFWEVDVK
- a CDS encoding NCS2 family permease → MFKLKEHKTNVFTEFSAGFTTFLTMMYIVPVNGFILADAGLPMEAVITATALITILATLFSGLWSNTPIAMSVGMGLNAYFSYGLVLGMKIPWQSALGIVFLSGVLFVILSFTNFRVWIMTSIPMNLRRAISAGIGTFIAFIGLKQMGMIVDNQATLVSLGDFSNSNVLLGVLGLVLSFAFYSYRVKGAFVLSIAITSIVAWSFGLGELPKELLSAPASIAPIAFELDIASALTLSLLPVIITFLITDMFDTLGTLTGVGTRAKLFQENNKDDKSLQKTLEADAIATTAGSLIGVSTTTAFIESASGVEEGGRTGLTAVFTAMFFVCTLFMLPLFKSIPGNAIYPVLVVVGVLMFTELGKINFEETDLATSAGAFFIVFLMPLTFSITNGIAAGFLVYTIIKVAKNEYKDLNIGILVITFISLLAFIL
- a CDS encoding PLP-dependent aminotransferase family protein, translated to MKTLKRSYIREILDATTEETISFAGGLPNEKLFPLKQIKKATNKVLKNVNALQYSKSIGDINLRKKIAKIYTEKLDFPTKEDEILITTGSQQSFDIISKTFVDKTLFVQKPSYIGALGAFKILNKKLEDFETIENLEGRLNEDDTLYLMSDFSNPTSICMTNKQRVEYVNLLSKKSAYLIEDGAYSLLSFNGKIKKPIASAYKKSFHLGSFSKIVAPGLRVGWIRTSKENIEKLLIAKESLDLHTSTLSQMIINQYLEDNDLFRHIKTISFEYEKKMQYMAKCMKEYLPSFEFEKPKGGMFIYGKFEVDSLELAKKALEKNVAFVPACVFDVNEEKSTYARFNFTNTSRKQVKRGIKLIAEIISKS
- a CDS encoding AraC family transcriptional regulator — encoded protein: MIRSKIINDTIYFINKNIELNITLEELAHNNSISKYHLHRIFKEETGLNLFEMITSIRLQKAANLLIVNKYSTISEIANACGFNSHSSFIKAFKKKFNFTPKEWKKDGYKKFSSKIIKSYESLEIKEKIEPTIKVCEKIKCLYIRHKGYNEDIKYTWQRLISLAHELKIENPIQIGIQHDNPTITHKNEASYIACIKIDDQKFKNLPILELPSTTCAIFTLKGKYGDVLKYMSYIYNDWLPNSGYEAKTIPSYSIYKKNHFINNNEYFELDFYLPISVIY
- a CDS encoding methyl-accepting chemotaxis protein, with amino-acid sequence MINNASIKVKLLSTVIIAILVVAFYMLFELISSLKHEAQIVTTQTEKTAYENKEQELKNYVSLAFETVESYYERTSKEKVKSEVESYITEQSGFLFSIIEAEYEKNKNILSEQALKEKIMSIVESTRYGTSGYFWINDFNYKMVMHPIKKELSGQYFKNTPKVPFVELGVDALKKVKEDQTFIEYSFYNPSSKKTVFKASIVKVFKPYNWIIGTGAYIDDISEKMKQEALKAIASMKYGDNGYFWVNDSNHVVTAHGASDALVGKNMKDLQDKKGKYLYQEIVKTANASKEGGLVKYFWTIPGREGDFEKFSYVQRFEPWDMIIGTGSYIVDTEEQLQKLNKLTEENISSSILNSVITVLILLVVLTVLVIFILNKVVFNPLSYFQNGLLDFFKYVNKETENINPIEVTANDEIGKMASLINENINKTKTIIEQDNKVISDVKTIVNRVSDGYLENRISSTTNNESLEELKNLLNNMLDNLEKLVGKNINALSEVLEQYANRDFTKTLDSSTSGKIGNDILNLNKMITTILQDNKEDGETLQDKSTELSTNVRTLSENATSQAASLEETAASIEEITGNIRQTNEKAQQMLKISSQTQNSAHKGKDLATRTSVSMEEINEKVTMINEAITVIDQIAFQTNILSLNAAVEAATAGEAGKGFAVVAAEVRNLASRSAEAAKEIKELVEDATIKANDGKNISSEMINGFQELEENIKLTNNLINDVTNAANEQSSGMNQISDAVNQLDRFTQENASIADKTNFIAQETNSIANDIVEAVNRNKFNQK
- a CDS encoding GGDEF domain-containing protein — protein: MTIGSTQKELEKHLKFFNDSLKSNNSFLQTLFDTVPNPMFYKDRKGKYLYCNDAFSKTILGISKEEIEGKSLYDLPDLIPTEYADIYYKMDEELFNNPGVQNYETKVKCADSQVRHYNFYKATFVENDDVLGLVGVMLDITSYKEALEELDNKNKLLSSLSNTDYLTNLGNRRYFENIFSKKLAHLKRTNQEFSFALVDIDFFKDYNDTFGHQRGDEVLAEVASIIQDTLTRENDFCFRLGGEEFGLLFNTNSVEDSFFLMEKLRTKIIDKKIEAANNSISQYLTVSIGLGNILKANRDFTTRDLYNKVDKLLYESKENGRNQTRVKDFI